TGCGCtgttttctcgttttctcgTATGGACCGAATGTGGTTGAATCTGCCCTGTACTCTGGATGGATGAGTAGCCGGCGGGTGGCACACTGTAATTTTATCAAAACTTGCTAAACAAGGGGCTAAAAAATTAATAGCTGTTGATAAAAAACATTTTCCCCATGTTATTTAAGGACACGTGAGACAAATAATGTTGGGTCACATTTGTCATTTCTGCTTGCATCGCAGGCTGGTGCTTGATGCTTTCGGAAAGGTAAATGACGACCGCCGGTGCTACCGGATGGTCGGAGGCGTTCTCGTCCAGCGAACAGTGGGAGAGGTCAGACCCGCTTTGGAGGAACATAAGCAAAAGGTGAGTCTTTGGGTTGACAAAATCACCTTCActcgcgacgcaggcagtTTCCACGAGGTCTCTCCGACGTCTCAGAAGAGATTTTGCAGCGTTGGAATATCGTGGGGCTGGCGGAAGCCAACATAGACAATGGTGCCATCATAGAACGCCCATTTCTGAAGCAGGCGGCCGCTACAGCCGGGCATGCTTTAGCAACTGAGGTGATTTCCTGACAGGTTGGGGCTAAGCACGAATTGAACATATTTGGCTGGGCCCAACGTCGTGCCTGGAGATCTGCGCCGCTTCGAGGGGTTGCATTGGTGCCTTCGTGTTTGCCTACCGTGATATATCCGTACGCTCCTCTCTTCGTGTGCAGACCTTGATAGACATGTGCGGTTTCGCGTGTACGGCTCTCGATAGAATACACAGACATAGACAATTCGGGGAGGCGGCATCGCTGAATGCAACAGAAACCGGCATGAAATTCGCGAGAGGTGTGTTGAGGCCACATTCGAAATGTAGCGAGACCAGCCGCAACCGATGTGCTCTGTTGTGTTTCGGTGGTTCGATGAAATAACAGGTCGATGCGACGCTGGAGCTGCTCGAGAAGAACTTTGAAATTCTGCTTAAAACTCATTCTATGTACACGCGAAAATATCTTCAGCTCACCGGCCAAGCTGCACCAACGGCGGGCAAAGAGGGTCCTAGCGTGCCCAAGGGAGCCGACGGAAAAGAGAAATCTGGTGGAAGCGCTGGAATCCTTGTCTAGTTCGGTACCAACCCTTAAATGTGAAACAAACAACAAGCCACTGCCGCTCTCTCGGTGACTTTTTTCTCTCAACATCTGACAGTACTAATCTTTCTTGGGAAACCCGTGGACGCCTTTGAAAACCGACGTCAGTTGTGCAGATCTCTTGAAGGCATGAGCTTCGATTACGTTTA
The Besnoitia besnoiti strain Bb-Ger1 chromosome VIII, whole genome shotgun sequence genome window above contains:
- a CDS encoding prefoldin subunit protein (encoded by transcript BESB_082790); this encodes MAPPQDSSSASAGGKAASQATDAAGAALIADIDSKEWTVPELQQALQRVEREKVILASKIQDLQQDASEHRLVLDAFGKVNDDRRCYRMVGGVLVQRTVGEVRPALEEHKQKVDATLELLEKNFEILLKTHSMYTRKYLQLTGQAAPTAGKEGPSVPKGADGKEKSGGSAGILV